A portion of the Effusibacillus pohliae DSM 22757 genome contains these proteins:
- a CDS encoding spore germination protein: MPTEAIDRERKYLEPDLDANVEYLNQLVGVDESFDMVCRRLHYAGKDLALYFVDGLVKDGLMNRVMDHLAKLKQGELSVREIQRLLQTHIAYLEVNAEKELHKIVDSLLSGPLVLLIDGETEAIIIDARTYPARNPQEPDTERVVRGARDGFTETFVFNTALTRRRIRDPNLRFEYLRAGARSKTDICLAYIKDIANPDLIELLRHELQKVEIDGLPMAEKTIEELVFKNHWNPYPMIRYTERPDVAAIHLLEGHVLIYVDTSPSVMITPTTFFHHLQHAEEYRQKPVVGAYLRWIRLFAILASVIVPPLWMALVLHPAIVPSGLRFIVPDNLGKIHLFWQLLFAELGIDVLRMAAIHTPSPLATAMGLVAAVILGQIAVETGFFIKQVVFYIAIAAVGNYATPSYEFALANRLIRLGLLVITALFGIFQLGVVGFVLGMVLWIVLLARTRSLEVPYLWPLWPFNGKALLQVLMRTPILWNKKRPPALQPVDSSRK; encoded by the coding sequence ATGCCGACAGAGGCGATTGACAGGGAGCGGAAGTATCTTGAACCCGATTTGGACGCCAATGTGGAATATCTGAACCAACTGGTGGGGGTCGATGAAAGCTTTGATATGGTCTGCCGCCGGCTGCATTATGCGGGCAAGGACTTGGCCCTGTATTTTGTGGACGGGCTGGTGAAAGACGGCCTGATGAACCGGGTGATGGACCATCTGGCGAAGCTCAAGCAGGGGGAGTTGTCGGTGCGGGAAATCCAGCGTTTGCTGCAAACCCACATCGCGTATCTGGAAGTCAACGCGGAAAAGGAACTGCACAAGATCGTCGATTCCCTGTTGTCCGGCCCGCTTGTCCTGCTGATCGACGGGGAGACGGAAGCGATCATCATCGATGCCCGCACATACCCTGCCCGCAATCCGCAAGAACCTGACACCGAACGGGTGGTGCGGGGGGCCCGCGACGGCTTCACGGAAACGTTTGTGTTCAATACAGCGTTGACCCGCCGCCGCATCCGCGATCCGAATTTGCGGTTCGAGTACTTGCGGGCAGGCGCCCGCTCGAAAACGGACATCTGTCTCGCTTACATCAAGGATATCGCCAACCCGGATCTGATCGAGCTGCTGCGTCATGAATTGCAAAAAGTGGAGATCGACGGGCTGCCGATGGCGGAGAAAACGATCGAAGAGCTGGTGTTTAAAAACCATTGGAACCCCTATCCGATGATTCGTTACACGGAACGGCCGGACGTGGCGGCCATCCACCTGCTGGAAGGACACGTCCTGATCTATGTCGATACATCGCCGTCTGTCATGATTACGCCGACCACGTTTTTTCATCATTTGCAGCATGCGGAGGAATACCGGCAAAAACCGGTTGTCGGCGCCTACCTCCGCTGGATCCGGCTGTTCGCGATTCTCGCGTCGGTGATCGTGCCGCCCCTCTGGATGGCGTTGGTGCTGCATCCCGCCATCGTTCCCTCCGGACTTCGTTTCATCGTTCCGGATAACCTGGGAAAAATTCATCTGTTCTGGCAGTTGCTGTTTGCCGAGTTGGGCATTGACGTGCTGCGGATGGCGGCTATCCATACACCCTCTCCGCTGGCCACTGCAATGGGCTTGGTTGCGGCGGTGATCCTCGGCCAAATTGCGGTGGAAACCGGTTTTTTTATCAAGCAAGTGGTGTTTTACATCGCCATCGCGGCAGTCGGCAATTACGCGACGCCGAGTTATGAATTCGCACTGGCCAATCGGTTGATCCGCCTCGGCTTGTTGGTGATCACCGCGCTGTTCGGAATTTTTCAGTTGGGTGTCGTCGGGTTTGTGCTGGGCATGGTGTTGTGGATCGTTTTGTTGGCGCGGACACGCTCGCTTGAGGTCCCCTATCTCTGGCCGTTGTGGCCGTTTAACGGCAAAGCGCTGTTGCAGGTGCTGATGCGCACGCCGATCCTCTGGAACAAAAAACGTCCGCCCGCCCTGCAGCCAGTCGATTCGTCGCGCAAGTGA
- a CDS encoding aspartate aminotransferase family protein, with protein sequence MTKSEQVLAKYEAYVNPGLARLLRLMGLSSVEREAAGSIVTDWEGRRMIDCVGGYGTFAFGHKHPRIVQAVEEQLRKMPLSSKIMLCEPMADLAERMARITPGDLTYTFVCNSGTEAVEGAIKLARIATGKPKIVSMLNSFHGKTLGALSASGKDTYREPFAPLLGGFVHVPFGDLDRLEAAIDDATAAVILEPIQGEAGIIVPPAGYLRQVRELCDRKGVLLIADEVQTGMGRTGRVFACEEEGVVPDILCLAKALGGGVMPIGAFVARPRLYDAYKDAPLLHTSTFGGNPLACAAANAAIDLLLEEKLHEQAAVKGTYLLTKLRLTADQYPGTVADIRGRGLMIGVEFANEAIGGVAMAELIEQGVLTAFALNNLRVTRIEPPLTITKQEIDQVVDAFAKALEGGRRYAVS encoded by the coding sequence ATGACAAAAAGCGAACAAGTGCTTGCGAAATATGAAGCATACGTGAATCCCGGCCTGGCGCGGCTGCTGCGGTTGATGGGGTTGTCTTCTGTTGAACGGGAGGCGGCAGGCAGCATCGTCACCGATTGGGAAGGCAGGCGGATGATCGACTGCGTCGGCGGCTACGGAACATTCGCATTCGGTCACAAGCATCCTCGGATCGTGCAAGCAGTCGAGGAGCAGCTGCGGAAAATGCCGCTTTCCAGCAAAATCATGCTGTGCGAGCCGATGGCCGATTTGGCAGAACGAATGGCCCGGATCACGCCCGGCGATCTGACGTACACGTTCGTGTGTAACTCGGGAACGGAGGCGGTGGAAGGAGCGATCAAGCTCGCGCGGATTGCGACGGGCAAGCCGAAAATCGTGTCGATGCTCAATTCGTTTCACGGCAAAACGTTAGGGGCACTGTCCGCGTCCGGCAAAGATACCTACCGGGAACCGTTTGCACCGCTGCTCGGCGGATTCGTCCATGTGCCGTTCGGCGACCTCGACCGGTTGGAAGCGGCAATCGACGATGCGACGGCCGCCGTGATTCTGGAACCGATTCAGGGGGAGGCGGGGATCATCGTACCGCCTGCTGGCTATTTGCGGCAGGTGAGGGAATTGTGCGATCGCAAGGGTGTGCTGTTGATCGCCGATGAGGTGCAGACGGGCATGGGGCGGACCGGCCGGGTTTTTGCCTGTGAGGAAGAAGGCGTGGTGCCGGATATCCTGTGCCTGGCGAAAGCGCTCGGCGGCGGCGTGATGCCGATCGGGGCGTTTGTCGCACGGCCCCGCCTGTATGACGCGTACAAGGATGCGCCGCTGCTGCATACCTCTACGTTTGGCGGCAACCCGCTGGCCTGCGCGGCTGCTAACGCGGCAATCGATCTCTTGCTGGAGGAAAAATTGCACGAGCAGGCGGCGGTCAAGGGAACCTATCTGCTGACGAAGCTGCGGCTGACGGCCGATCAGTATCCGGGAACCGTGGCGGACATACGCGGCCGCGGCCTGATGATCGGCGTGGAGTTTGCGAATGAAGCGATCGGCGGGGTGGCGATGGCGGAGCTGATCGAACAAGGCGTGCTGACCGCGTTTGCCTTGAACAACCTGCGAGTGACGCGGATCGAACCGCCGCTGACGATCACCAAACAGGAAATCGACCAGGTCGTCGACGCGTTTGCAAAAGCGTTGGAAGGGGGACGCCGTTATGCCGTCAGTTGA